In Stieleria varia, one genomic interval encodes:
- a CDS encoding efflux RND transporter periplasmic adaptor subunit produces MTTSATDTNESSVGAKSSLEQSIHQRVIRFADQASDRSEFLKLLATELSESFAVELVAVASHEWTAPMMLVSDPAVAQRINQNAIGGLLRSATQLPIACDVPCRNGDNHARGLRVEITGTPEQSALLLLYDAEERPTATRQVQDLKRLSEYANSSRDVLADLPAGRSATTAASKSQAPNDNAATSLGHRHSLQWFHRDLDLNATAYRIANETRRLIGCDRVSVLFRTGRRYRVRAVSGVSVVDRRSNSVTALESLAVRSAVMERPLIMPGVDPLPPQIQQPLDEYLDETGVLSTIMLPLHRPSDANDTDSPDSAGEDFGHHDQEILALVFLEYFSGEAPTAITPAMRTINREATFAIRNSMEHHKVFGLRLWKLLGTLLAGKRMAFAVLASLLLMTALIASLVIQIEHEVIASGTLVPASQRQVFAQVDGIVKEIFVADGDVVSVGDRLFRLENADLETRAENLAGEIQTATRRLASVQSLRLSMAADPNQSNRLAIEERQLASELSNLNAQQELVRQQQEQLIVRSPIDGTIAGWQLERQLSDRPVSRGNLLVSVVDHNGPWSLRLKVPDQDAGPVLESFRESASLNVRFAVATQPDSTYAARLETISTAARMADDGENVVDATAAVIETDDESIDYAQASFSADGARVGADVTAKIACGKRTVLRSWFGDVFDFVNRNVLFYFR; encoded by the coding sequence GTGACCACGTCTGCTACCGACACCAATGAATCCTCGGTTGGCGCGAAATCATCGCTTGAGCAATCCATTCACCAGCGAGTGATTCGGTTTGCCGATCAAGCATCCGATCGCTCAGAGTTCCTAAAGCTATTGGCGACGGAACTTTCAGAATCGTTCGCAGTGGAGCTGGTGGCGGTGGCGTCCCATGAGTGGACCGCCCCCATGATGCTTGTTTCGGATCCTGCTGTGGCCCAGCGAATCAACCAGAATGCGATCGGTGGCTTGCTGAGATCGGCAACACAGCTGCCGATTGCCTGTGACGTTCCTTGTCGCAATGGTGACAATCACGCTCGCGGATTACGGGTCGAGATCACAGGGACGCCGGAGCAGTCCGCTTTACTGTTACTTTACGATGCCGAGGAAAGACCCACCGCGACGCGTCAGGTGCAAGACCTGAAACGACTCAGCGAATACGCAAACTCCAGCCGTGACGTGCTGGCGGACCTACCCGCAGGAAGGTCCGCCACGACGGCGGCATCCAAATCACAGGCTCCCAACGACAACGCAGCAACTTCGCTTGGACATCGCCACTCGCTGCAGTGGTTCCATCGCGATTTGGATCTTAATGCGACCGCGTATCGAATCGCCAATGAGACGCGACGCCTGATCGGCTGTGACCGCGTGTCTGTTTTATTTCGAACCGGACGACGCTATCGAGTCCGCGCGGTCAGCGGCGTCTCGGTGGTTGATCGACGCAGCAATTCGGTCACCGCCTTGGAAAGTCTCGCAGTCCGTAGCGCCGTGATGGAACGACCGCTGATCATGCCCGGCGTCGACCCCCTGCCCCCGCAGATCCAACAACCGCTGGACGAATACTTGGACGAGACCGGCGTGCTGTCGACCATCATGCTGCCGCTCCATCGCCCATCGGATGCAAACGACACCGACTCACCGGACTCTGCAGGGGAAGACTTCGGTCACCACGATCAAGAAATCCTGGCGTTGGTTTTCCTGGAGTACTTTTCGGGCGAAGCCCCGACCGCGATCACACCCGCGATGCGTACGATCAATCGCGAAGCGACCTTTGCGATCCGAAACTCGATGGAGCACCACAAGGTGTTCGGGCTCAGATTGTGGAAGCTCCTGGGCACACTGCTGGCCGGCAAACGCATGGCGTTCGCCGTGCTTGCATCACTGTTACTCATGACGGCATTGATCGCATCGCTCGTGATTCAAATCGAGCATGAAGTCATTGCCAGCGGGACCCTGGTGCCAGCGTCGCAACGTCAAGTGTTCGCGCAAGTCGATGGGATCGTCAAGGAAATCTTCGTCGCAGACGGGGACGTGGTCTCGGTCGGCGACCGGTTGTTTCGATTGGAAAACGCGGACCTGGAAACGCGTGCGGAAAACCTTGCTGGCGAGATCCAAACCGCCACCCGTCGCCTAGCATCCGTTCAATCGTTGCGTTTGAGCATGGCGGCCGATCCCAATCAAAGCAACCGACTGGCGATCGAAGAACGGCAACTTGCTAGTGAACTGAGCAACCTAAACGCACAGCAGGAATTGGTGCGACAACAGCAAGAACAACTGATCGTTCGCAGCCCGATCGATGGCACGATCGCCGGTTGGCAGCTTGAGCGACAGTTGTCTGACCGTCCGGTTTCACGAGGCAACCTGCTGGTCAGTGTGGTCGATCACAACGGACCCTGGTCGCTGCGATTAAAGGTACCCGATCAAGATGCCGGACCGGTGCTGGAATCTTTCCGTGAATCCGCGTCTCTGAACGTGCGGTTCGCTGTTGCGACACAGCCCGATTCAACTTATGCCGCCAGGCTGGAAACGATTTCGACCGCAGCACGCATGGCCGACGACGGTGAAAACGTTGTGGACGCCACTGCTGCAGTCATCGAGACCGACGACGAAAGCATTGACTACGCCCAAGCGTCATTCTCCGCCGACGGTGCACGTGTCGGGGCCGACGTGACCGCAAAGATCGCCTGTGGCAAACGAACGGTGCTGCGAAGTTGGTTCGGCGATGTATTCGATTTCGTCAATCGCAACGTGCTGTTCTACTTTCGCTAA
- a CDS encoding site-2 protease family protein, whose product MPFLPIPAPRRNPAARTGSSDALRVRCRRDLVVVATKHKHESAVVVKDPIAMRYHRMRPDEYFVLELLDGTRSLTQIRDAYEKRWAPQKVKLAELNQLLFRFHQSGLTVSDAAEQGDRLADRRATQRRQEWMQHLSGILFIRFPGVDPEPFLKRLYPLVRPAMGLVGSAIALVLCVIAAITFVVHWDRFQLEFPAMSQWIRLDSVLILAAVIGGTKVLHELGHALMCKRFGGECHQIGPMLLVFTPALYCDTSDSWMLPSRWQRAAVGLAGIGTEVILAALATFLWASTGPGLPHYIAMNVMLVCGVSTILFNANPLLRYDGYYVLSDLCDVPNLGERSRKLLAGNISRWFFGVDEPSGEIYSRLERFWMTSYAVSATAYRWFLTLAILWFLSLILRPYRLESVGRILCVFAAGGLIFTLLRQPLTFLRNPARRRLIRMKRFLLSAGVLALLMVAAFIKFPAGESATGRVIPRTETSIYVASAGHLQKLVAQPGDRVEKDDVVAILENPDVRLQLLQTQGRYETQRELVAALKLSQVEDPESANQLPAAESLLADLESQLATRRRRVEALSIKSPVAGTLLAAPRRDMPPVTDTEIAAQLVSWSGEPTGPENQDCFLETGTELMSVAENDSWDAELVMNQTQVDRIAVGNEVSMVLESMPEIVITGQVTDVSRKQWSANDNAHRRDNPDAIARTQPVTTSYVVRVELNPTKATLVTGAATSARVTATPVSLAGRITRFLNRLLRFR is encoded by the coding sequence ATGCCCTTCCTGCCTATCCCCGCTCCACGCCGCAACCCTGCCGCCAGAACCGGCAGCAGCGATGCATTACGTGTGCGTTGCCGGCGTGATCTGGTGGTGGTCGCGACCAAGCACAAACATGAGTCCGCTGTAGTCGTCAAAGATCCCATCGCGATGCGTTACCACCGCATGCGCCCCGATGAATACTTTGTCTTGGAATTGCTCGACGGCACACGCTCCTTGACCCAGATTCGAGACGCCTACGAAAAACGCTGGGCACCTCAGAAGGTAAAACTTGCTGAGTTGAATCAACTCTTGTTTCGATTTCACCAAAGCGGTTTGACGGTGTCAGACGCTGCTGAGCAAGGAGACCGGCTTGCGGACCGCCGCGCGACGCAGCGACGACAAGAATGGATGCAGCACCTTTCTGGCATCCTGTTCATTCGCTTTCCCGGAGTCGATCCGGAGCCATTCTTGAAACGACTTTACCCACTGGTTCGACCGGCGATGGGATTGGTCGGTTCGGCGATCGCATTGGTGCTGTGCGTGATCGCTGCGATCACCTTTGTCGTGCACTGGGATCGGTTCCAACTTGAGTTTCCTGCGATGAGCCAATGGATCCGTCTTGATTCAGTGCTGATCCTGGCCGCTGTGATCGGTGGAACCAAGGTGCTGCATGAATTGGGACACGCTCTGATGTGCAAACGTTTCGGTGGCGAGTGCCATCAAATCGGCCCGATGCTGCTCGTGTTCACGCCCGCGTTGTATTGCGACACATCCGATTCATGGATGCTGCCCAGCCGCTGGCAACGCGCGGCGGTCGGACTGGCCGGGATTGGAACCGAAGTCATCTTGGCCGCGTTGGCAACATTTCTTTGGGCGTCGACCGGTCCTGGTCTCCCGCACTACATCGCAATGAACGTGATGCTGGTCTGTGGCGTCAGTACCATTCTCTTCAACGCAAACCCGTTGCTGCGTTACGACGGCTACTACGTCCTGTCGGATTTGTGCGATGTGCCAAACCTAGGAGAGCGATCACGCAAGCTGTTGGCTGGCAACATCAGTCGTTGGTTCTTCGGCGTCGACGAACCCAGCGGCGAAATCTATAGCCGCTTGGAACGATTCTGGATGACCAGCTATGCGGTTTCCGCCACCGCGTATCGATGGTTTTTGACCTTGGCAATTTTATGGTTCTTGTCTTTGATTCTCAGGCCCTACCGTTTGGAATCCGTGGGACGCATCCTGTGTGTCTTTGCGGCGGGCGGCTTGATCTTTACCTTATTGCGACAGCCGCTGACTTTCTTGCGAAATCCGGCACGTCGAAGGTTGATTCGAATGAAACGTTTTCTGCTCAGTGCCGGTGTTCTGGCTTTGTTGATGGTCGCCGCATTCATCAAGTTCCCCGCAGGCGAATCCGCAACGGGACGAGTGATCCCCAGGACGGAGACGTCGATCTATGTCGCGTCCGCCGGACACCTGCAAAAGTTGGTCGCCCAACCCGGCGATCGGGTCGAGAAAGACGATGTGGTGGCGATCCTGGAGAATCCTGATGTGCGACTGCAGTTGCTGCAAACTCAGGGACGCTACGAAACACAACGGGAGCTGGTCGCGGCGCTCAAACTCAGTCAAGTCGAGGATCCCGAGTCCGCCAATCAACTGCCTGCGGCCGAGTCGTTGCTGGCAGATTTGGAATCTCAACTCGCGACACGCCGTCGTCGGGTCGAAGCGCTATCGATCAAGTCACCTGTTGCGGGTACCCTGCTCGCCGCGCCGCGTCGTGACATGCCACCGGTGACGGACACCGAGATTGCGGCGCAATTGGTCAGTTGGTCGGGCGAACCGACGGGACCTGAGAACCAAGATTGTTTCCTGGAAACGGGAACGGAACTGATGAGCGTCGCGGAAAACGACTCCTGGGACGCTGAGTTGGTCATGAATCAAACGCAAGTCGATCGAATCGCGGTGGGCAACGAGGTTTCCATGGTGCTGGAGTCGATGCCCGAGATCGTGATCACGGGACAAGTCACCGATGTTTCTCGCAAACAGTGGTCGGCAAATGATAATGCTCATCGTCGTGACAATCCCGATGCCATTGCGCGAACCCAACCGGTGACGACATCCTACGTCGTGCGCGTTGAGTTGAATCCCACCAAAGCAACGTTGGTGACCGGCGCGGCCACATCCGCACGAGTCACCGCAACTCCAGTCTCCCTCGCCGGACGCATCACCCGTTTCCTAAACCGCTTACTGCGGTTTCGCTGA
- a CDS encoding tetratricopeptide repeat protein: protein MIDQNQLFIRWRAIFSYCVVAFVVAFVVGCSQQGASPAVSEIASANSLSEKTPNVSTDSASGAGSSDFASDANVLLEPPTTGLAEPVVEPDPAGLHMDGLLALQRGDVQVAYEKARQAMRLRPDDPQVIFLMAMVLGKRNRFPEAIKMLDELAETTPSLRLPVMGQTAEWMVQSGQWQEAERRYRKVMVAVPESVQVHRNLAGLLSRQGHRINAAEHLASLCELGDVTEEELRFLLMIAFPFPGDADEIDPIGVLGASRCDLASGAWQSVRERLESHNEIDAVESALLGRTLANLNDLDALEAWVANAADSDEGHPDAWFARGVFAANQGEHDRAVRCFCESVLLDQTDHQAYLMLGQSLAELGANEDAERVLHRSSLIERTQVLGAKMASTELREDAALTELIGLLNQLHRPLEALGWRGVQIGYSQGNSSTTDSDTQRILEEIVVGRSKVLSEGHARPSREFILCGIDVDSLPQDESNDL, encoded by the coding sequence TTGATTGACCAAAACCAACTCTTTATCCGTTGGCGAGCCATCTTTTCTTACTGTGTCGTTGCGTTCGTCGTTGCGTTTGTCGTTGGATGCTCTCAGCAGGGAGCCTCTCCTGCGGTGTCTGAAATTGCGTCTGCGAATTCACTCTCTGAAAAGACACCGAATGTGTCAACAGACTCAGCGTCCGGGGCAGGTAGCAGCGATTTTGCCTCTGATGCGAACGTGCTCCTGGAGCCACCGACAACGGGACTCGCAGAACCTGTCGTGGAACCTGATCCCGCAGGATTGCACATGGATGGACTGTTGGCGTTGCAGCGAGGGGATGTGCAGGTCGCTTATGAAAAAGCCCGTCAAGCGATGCGACTGAGACCAGACGATCCTCAAGTGATTTTCTTGATGGCGATGGTGCTGGGCAAACGCAATCGTTTTCCCGAAGCGATCAAGATGCTCGATGAACTGGCGGAAACGACACCGTCTCTGCGTTTGCCCGTGATGGGGCAGACAGCAGAGTGGATGGTACAGTCTGGGCAGTGGCAGGAGGCCGAGCGTCGTTACCGCAAAGTCATGGTGGCTGTGCCTGAGTCGGTTCAAGTCCATCGCAACTTGGCGGGTTTACTGTCGCGGCAAGGTCATCGCATCAATGCGGCTGAACACCTGGCTTCGCTTTGCGAGTTGGGCGATGTGACAGAAGAAGAATTGCGATTTCTGTTGATGATCGCATTTCCTTTTCCCGGTGATGCAGATGAGATTGATCCAATCGGCGTGCTCGGAGCGTCACGTTGCGATCTCGCGTCAGGTGCGTGGCAGAGTGTACGTGAACGCCTTGAGTCGCATAATGAGATTGACGCTGTTGAATCCGCATTGCTCGGTCGAACACTAGCCAATTTGAATGATCTTGATGCGTTGGAGGCTTGGGTGGCCAACGCAGCGGATTCCGATGAGGGGCACCCAGATGCTTGGTTTGCCAGGGGAGTCTTCGCAGCCAACCAGGGGGAACATGATCGTGCCGTCCGATGCTTTTGTGAATCCGTCCTGCTTGATCAGACCGATCACCAAGCGTACCTCATGTTGGGGCAGTCGCTCGCTGAGTTGGGGGCAAACGAGGACGCGGAAAGAGTCTTGCATCGGTCCAGCTTGATTGAACGAACTCAAGTGCTGGGGGCCAAGATGGCATCTACCGAATTGCGTGAGGATGCCGCGTTGACGGAGTTGATCGGTTTGCTGAATCAGTTACATCGACCGTTGGAGGCATTGGGATGGCGCGGAGTGCAGATTGGTTATTCGCAAGGCAATTCGTCCACGACGGATTCGGACACGCAACGCATCCTGGAGGAAATTGTCGTTGGACGATCCAAAGTACTGAGCGAGGGTCACGCACGCCCATCCCGAGAATTCATTCTCTGCGGCATCGATGTGGATTCACTGCCGCAAGATGAGTCCAACGACCTCTGA
- a CDS encoding multiheme c-type cytochrome encodes MNCAQGVTAVFAFAILVVAAQYAPRPSGKENDGPIASQPESQPTFVGRDTCRECHAENHALHSKHGHASTFQRAETSDLVSLFAGKSFDSGESHGTYQYDSGSKQRLFATLKSQFGDSPFPLQYVLGSGQNAQTILTLAPGENGRTEGIEHRVSRYPGDRLGLTPGHSQMLPRSPLEYFGYSVHGEPLERCVYCHTTSAKIVGESIVDLVPNVNCEKCHGPGSEHIRLARSNTKPPAYSVGKDEWDAEAELQLCGDCHRLPRSLSEKELREYPDLLTRFQPVGMLRSRCYLESDLQLRCTTCHNPHRTIAEMPAESHIQNCLKCHQPESTTHASCPVESESGCIECHMPAIELDGGIIFHDHWIRVIEP; translated from the coding sequence ATGAATTGTGCCCAAGGCGTGACTGCAGTGTTCGCATTTGCAATCCTGGTTGTGGCCGCGCAATATGCCCCTCGACCCTCAGGCAAAGAAAACGACGGGCCGATCGCCTCGCAACCAGAGAGCCAACCGACATTCGTGGGCCGTGACACCTGTCGCGAGTGCCACGCCGAAAACCACGCGTTGCATTCCAAGCATGGACACGCTTCGACATTTCAACGCGCTGAAACATCGGACTTGGTCTCACTGTTTGCCGGCAAAAGCTTTGACTCTGGCGAAAGCCACGGGACTTACCAATATGACTCAGGTAGCAAGCAGAGGCTGTTTGCAACGCTGAAGTCGCAGTTCGGTGACTCTCCATTCCCGCTGCAATACGTGCTCGGATCGGGACAAAATGCTCAAACCATTCTCACACTTGCTCCCGGCGAAAACGGCCGAACCGAAGGCATCGAACATCGAGTCAGTCGTTACCCTGGCGATCGCCTTGGACTCACTCCGGGACACTCCCAGATGCTTCCTCGTAGCCCGCTTGAGTACTTTGGCTATTCGGTTCACGGAGAACCACTGGAAAGGTGCGTCTACTGCCATACCACCAGCGCCAAGATTGTCGGAGAATCCATCGTGGATCTCGTCCCGAATGTGAACTGCGAAAAATGCCACGGTCCGGGAAGCGAACATATCCGACTGGCAAGATCCAACACCAAACCGCCCGCTTACTCCGTGGGAAAAGACGAGTGGGATGCCGAGGCTGAGCTGCAACTTTGTGGTGACTGCCACCGTTTACCACGCAGTCTTAGTGAAAAGGAACTCCGAGAGTATCCCGATCTATTGACCCGTTTCCAACCGGTCGGAATGTTGAGAAGTCGCTGTTACCTGGAGTCTGACCTGCAACTGCGATGCACCACGTGCCACAACCCACACCGCACGATCGCCGAGATGCCGGCGGAATCTCATATCCAAAATTGCTTGAAATGCCACCAGCCTGAATCAACGACGCACGCCAGTTGCCCCGTTGAATCTGAGTCTGGCTGTATCGAGTGCCACATGCCAGCCATTGAGTTGGACGGTGGAATCATCTTTCACGATCACTGGATACGTGTCATCGAACCTTGA
- a CDS encoding DUF1559 domain-containing protein has protein sequence MTTSRRNVASGFTLVELLVVIAIIGILVGLLLPAVQAAREAARRMSCSNNFKQIGLAIQNYHSNYKQLPTHGCGTGIGLQSPNWWQTGNDASHEALSAHVPMLPFMEQQGLWEQISNPSTQTVTGAAPPATTGLTGPARWPAMGPNPRNFSRNPGYVPWATEIPTLRCPSDPGVGLPGLGRTNYAVCLGDAPGTWHNNFKTGDLRPNNAGNVENFNAVARGVFMVRKESKFRDILDGLSNTIAMGEIPSDLGDRDIRTAASWEQDGTNDVSDSPSYCADLGQISPTKPTKWCAAGEAGCTAPVQLYTSQHDGRGMSWANFRYTTTGMFTILPPNSELCIGVWVDSAGTMPAGSRHQGGAHVLMADGAVIFMSDSVEAGDRRAGAVRRNAPGNPPGRVPGAPSPYGLWGSLGTKASSEVIQESLNQ, from the coding sequence ATGACTACGTCACGTAGGAACGTAGCGAGCGGTTTCACGTTGGTGGAGCTGTTGGTGGTGATTGCGATCATCGGAATTTTGGTTGGCTTATTGTTGCCAGCCGTGCAGGCGGCGCGTGAAGCAGCGCGACGCATGAGTTGCAGTAATAATTTCAAGCAGATTGGTTTGGCGATTCAAAATTATCATTCCAATTACAAGCAGTTGCCCACACACGGTTGTGGTACGGGCATCGGGCTGCAGAGTCCCAATTGGTGGCAGACGGGCAATGATGCCAGTCACGAAGCTTTGAGTGCACACGTTCCCATGCTTCCGTTCATGGAACAGCAAGGGTTATGGGAACAGATCTCCAACCCCAGTACCCAAACGGTTACCGGTGCTGCTCCGCCTGCGACCACGGGTTTGACGGGGCCGGCTCGTTGGCCGGCAATGGGACCAAATCCGCGGAACTTTTCTCGCAACCCGGGGTACGTTCCCTGGGCGACTGAAATTCCGACCTTGCGTTGTCCCAGTGATCCCGGCGTCGGTTTGCCAGGTTTGGGACGAACCAACTACGCAGTGTGTTTGGGTGATGCTCCTGGTACTTGGCACAACAATTTCAAAACGGGTGACTTGCGGCCAAACAACGCTGGCAACGTAGAGAACTTCAATGCCGTTGCGCGTGGCGTCTTCATGGTCAGAAAGGAGAGCAAGTTCCGTGACATCTTGGACGGTTTGTCCAACACAATTGCCATGGGTGAGATCCCGTCGGACTTGGGCGACCGCGATATTCGTACGGCTGCATCGTGGGAGCAAGATGGTACTAACGATGTCAGCGATAGTCCTTCCTATTGCGCCGACCTTGGTCAAATCAGTCCGACGAAGCCGACGAAGTGGTGTGCTGCCGGTGAAGCGGGCTGTACGGCGCCCGTCCAGCTCTATACCAGTCAGCACGATGGTCGAGGGATGAGTTGGGCGAATTTCCGCTACACGACCACCGGCATGTTCACGATCTTGCCGCCCAACAGCGAGCTATGCATCGGTGTGTGGGTTGATTCGGCGGGCACCATGCCAGCCGGTAGTCGGCACCAGGGTGGTGCTCATGTTCTGATGGCCGACGGAGCGGTGATTTTCATGTCGGATTCCGTGGAGGCTGGTGATCGCCGCGCAGGAGCGGTTCGGCGTAACGCACCTGGTAACCCTCCAGGTCGAGTGCCCGGTGCACCAAGCCCTTATGGATTGTGGGGGTCACTCGGTACCAAGGCGAGTAGCGAAGTCATCCAGGAGTCGTTGAACCAGTAA
- a CDS encoding FliO/MopB family protein, with amino-acid sequence MRFCHRPLGYCVAAAMLLVTMMPASGQGFYQVPESDTVATQADLASAPTQRPRPLAADGFPTLRPADASEAPAEIESKSILAGPLISTVSSLVVVLGLFAGLVWISRRYGGNQAMSKIAPGSVVQHLGSTQIDAATKILLLKCGGKILVVAQTQAGVQPLCEITDPAEVAKLAEQCLGTTNAEANRTQTSQRPSLAYA; translated from the coding sequence ATGAGATTTTGCCACCGACCGCTCGGTTATTGCGTCGCCGCAGCGATGCTGTTGGTCACGATGATGCCCGCTTCAGGTCAAGGTTTCTATCAAGTCCCCGAGTCGGATACTGTTGCCACACAAGCCGATTTGGCATCGGCCCCCACGCAGCGACCGCGCCCGCTTGCTGCAGATGGTTTCCCGACGCTGCGGCCGGCCGATGCGTCGGAGGCCCCTGCCGAAATCGAATCCAAATCAATCCTTGCCGGACCCTTGATCAGTACGGTCAGCAGTCTAGTGGTCGTGTTGGGGCTATTTGCCGGGTTGGTTTGGATCTCTCGGCGCTACGGCGGAAACCAAGCGATGTCAAAAATCGCACCGGGATCCGTGGTTCAGCATTTGGGCAGCACTCAGATCGACGCAGCAACAAAGATCTTGTTGCTGAAATGCGGAGGAAAGATTTTGGTGGTCGCCCAAACGCAAGCAGGAGTTCAACCACTCTGCGAAATCACCGATCCGGCGGAAGTCGCCAAGTTGGCCGAGCAATGCTTGGGCACGACGAACGCCGAAGCCAACCGGACTCAAACCTCCCAAAGACCATCTCTTGCATACGCGTAG
- a CDS encoding FliM/FliN family flagellar motor switch protein produces the protein MDHLTTGARASVRPFVLDELTPCEPTSPELDSPRSRDAADTVRIVLGRTRLRCSDALRLTSGSVIELDCGADEPLEIFVGDELSALGELVWVDNELKLRITQRVKAA, from the coding sequence ATGGATCATCTCACCACCGGAGCACGTGCGTCTGTGCGTCCTTTCGTCTTGGATGAGTTGACGCCCTGCGAGCCGACATCACCAGAGCTGGACTCACCCAGATCACGGGATGCGGCCGACACCGTTCGGATCGTATTGGGACGCACACGCCTGAGGTGCAGCGATGCGTTGAGGTTGACGTCTGGATCCGTGATCGAGCTTGACTGCGGGGCTGACGAGCCGCTGGAGATATTCGTCGGCGACGAGCTGAGTGCCTTGGGCGAGCTCGTGTGGGTGGATAATGAATTGAAGCTACGAATCACACAACGAGTGAAAGCAGCCTGA
- a CDS encoding NAD-binding protein: protein MNHPFVLEPPGSIAVIGAGPLGIEAALYGRYLGYDVTVIEAHRVGYSMYQRREEPLPMMPDRCLTPLAISALNAQRGDNAPMTLPVTIGQWINNALLPLTQSDLLSDRVREGCVVTAMDWVPVPEQPSNETNEETGEEDDDEEPPPDFRLTFKRDDGTTETLDVEAVIVATGESDEISRSFSLPAVFHFELGRSGAPSAKVDPERDLHVGWKEIVQIYSQLADREQLDLYRPLRG from the coding sequence ATGAATCATCCCTTTGTTTTGGAGCCCCCCGGCTCGATCGCAGTCATCGGTGCCGGACCGCTCGGCATCGAAGCCGCTTTGTACGGCCGCTACCTCGGCTACGACGTCACCGTGATCGAAGCCCACCGAGTCGGATACTCGATGTACCAACGGCGAGAGGAGCCGTTGCCGATGATGCCCGATCGATGCCTCACGCCGCTTGCGATCTCCGCACTCAACGCCCAACGTGGCGATAATGCTCCGATGACGCTGCCCGTGACGATCGGTCAGTGGATCAACAACGCCCTGCTGCCCCTGACTCAATCGGACTTGCTCAGCGATCGAGTTCGCGAGGGCTGTGTGGTGACCGCAATGGACTGGGTTCCCGTGCCGGAACAACCGTCAAATGAAACGAACGAAGAAACGGGCGAGGAGGATGATGACGAAGAACCACCGCCGGATTTTCGTTTGACGTTTAAACGTGATGACGGCACCACGGAGACGTTGGATGTGGAAGCCGTCATCGTGGCGACGGGCGAGTCCGACGAAATCTCGCGTTCGTTTTCTCTGCCGGCCGTCTTTCATTTTGAACTCGGCCGATCCGGCGCCCCGTCTGCCAAGGTCGATCCAGAGCGAGACCTCCACGTCGGTTGGAAAGAAATCGTCCAGATCTACTCGCAGCTTGCCGACCGAGAACAACTGGATTTGTACCGTCCCTTGCGCGGATAG